One region of Chanodichthys erythropterus isolate Z2021 chromosome 19, ASM2448905v1, whole genome shotgun sequence genomic DNA includes:
- the becn1 gene encoding beclin-1 isoform X3, whose translation MMSTESTNSFTLIGEASDGGTMENLSRRLKVTSDLFDIMSGQTDIDHPLCEECTDTLLDHLDTQLNITENECQNYKSCLELLSQLPEEEEASLLNALQQLKQEEESLIQELESIEGQREAVAKELAEGRNHSQLMDTEELQYQKEYCEFKRQQLELDDDLKSVDNQMRYCQIQLDRLKKTNVFNSTFHIWHSGQFGTINNFRLGRLPSVPVEWNEINAAWGQTVLLLHALANKMGLCFQRYRLVPYGNHSYLESLTDKSKELPLYCSGGLRFFWDNKFDHAMVAFLDCVQQFKEEVEKGDTGFCLPYRMDVDKGKIEDTGGSGGSYSIKTQFNSEEQWTKALKFMLTNLKWGLAWVSSQFYNR comes from the exons ATGATGTCAACTGAGAGCACAAATAGTTTCACTCTTATTGGAGAAGCTTCAGATGGAGGAACTATGGAGAACTTGAGTCGCAGGCTGAAG GTGACAAGCGATCTGTTTGACATCATGTCTGGTCAGACAGATATTGATCACCCACTGTGTGAGGAATGTACTGACACACTACTGGACCATCTGGACACACAACTCAACATCACAGAGAACGAGTGCCAGAATTACAA GAGCTGTTTAGAGTTGCTGTCCCAACTACCAGAAGAGGAGGAGGCCAGTCTACTGAATGCACTGCAGCAGCTGAAACAAGAAGAGGAATCTTTGATCCAGGAACTGGAGAGCATTGAGGGTCAGCGCGAAGCCGTGGCGAAAGAGCTAGCCGAGGGACGCAACCACAGCCAGCTGATGGACACTGAAGAACTTCA GTATCAGAAGGAGTACTGCGAGTTTAAGAGACAGCAGCTGGAGTTGGATGATGATCTTAAGAGTGTGGACAATCAGATGCGTTACTGTCAGATTCAGCTAGACAGACTCAAGAAGACCAACGTTTTCAATTCCACCTTTCATATCTG GCACAGTGGGCAATTTGGAACAATAAATAACTTCCGCCTGGGGAGATTACCCAGCGTACCAGTGGAATGGAATGAGATTAATGCAGCCTGGGGTCAAACCGTACTACTACTGCATGCGCTTGCAAACAAGATGGGACTATGCTTTCAGAG ATATCGACTAGTTCCTTATGGAAACCATTCATATTTGGAATCTCTCACAGATAAGTCTAAG GAGTTGCCATTGTATTGCTCAGGTGGTCTGCGCTTTTTCTGGGATAATAAATTTGACCATGCAATGGTGGCCTTCCTTGACTGTGTCCAGCAGTTTAAAGAGGAGGTGGAGAAGGGGGACACAGGCTTCTGTCTTCCTTATAG AATGGATGTGGACAAAGGAAAGATTGAGGACACCGGTGGCAGTGGAGGTTCTTACTCTATTAAGACTCAGTTTAACTCAGAGGAACAGTGGACCAAAGCCCTCAAGTTCATGCTCACTAACCTGAAGTGGGGCCTGGCCTGGGTCTCCTCGCAGTTTTACAACCGCTAG